The Novosphingobium sp. Gsoil 351 genome contains the following window.
TGCTGCGCGGCACCGGGTGGTCGTCCAATCCAGAATTCCGCGCGCTGGGCGGAGAAGAGATGGCGCTCCACGGCAACTGGACCGGGATCACCGCTGCCGAGCGCGCAACGATGGCCATGGCGCTGTTCGTCGGGATGGGCGGCAGCGGCGATGCGCCCCCGCCGATCCTTGCCGAGCTCGCCGATCAGGAACGTCTGAGCCGCGCCAAGGCCTGGGGACTGGCGATGCGGTTGGCGCAACGGATCGCAGGCGGCGCGCCCGCACTGCTCGGAGCCACTCGAATGGCGCGCGAGGAGGGCCGTCTGGTCGTCACCCTTCCTCCTGGCCACGCCGCGCTGCTCGACGCGACGGTCGAGCGCCGCGCCGCACGCTTGGCGACGGCATTGGGTCTTTCGGGCGCGACGGTGCTGGCCTGACCACAAGTTCCGGGCATTCCACGAACGGCAATTTGATTGGGCAAGTCACTTGTGCCTCGGCCCGCCTCTCGTCCATAGCCACCTGGCATGTGGCAACTCCACCATTTCCCGCTGTGCCCATTCAGCCGCAAGGTTCGCCTGCTCCTGTCGGAAAAGGGCGTAGCTTATGAACTGTGGCGCGAAAATCCGTGGGAAGCGCGCGACGAGTTTCGCAACCTCAACCCCGCGATCCGCACCCCGGTGTTGCGCGAGACCGAGCGAGGGATCGTCCTCATCGACAGCCGTGCGATTTGCGAATACTTCGAGGAGACCATCGACAAGGCGCCGATGATCAACGGCACCGCCGCCAACCGCGCCGAAATTCGCCGCCTGGTCGCGCTGTTCGACGAGAACTTCTACGCCGACGTCACCGAGAAGCTGCTCAACGAGCGGATGAAGAAGCGCATCGTCTATCGCCAGTCGCCCGATTCGCGGTCGCTGCGCGAGGCGATGAAGCTAGCGCACGAGCATCTCGACTACATCGACTACCTGATCGATCACCGCCCGTGGCTGGCGGGGGCGACGATGAGCCTGGCCGACCTTGCGGCGGCGGCGCAGATATCGGTTGCCGACTATCTCGGCGGAATCGACTGGTCGAACCACGAGCAGGCGCGCGGGTGGTATTCGGTGTTCAAGAGCCGCCCCAGTTTCCGCCCGCTGCTGGCCGAGCGGATGGACGTCATTCAGCCGCCAAGTCATTATGCCGACGTGAATGCATGATCTGCATCATCACTCTCCTCAAGATCGGGTGAGGTTGTCATAATGGCGGACATCCCCCCAAACCCTGGCCGACGGGCCTGGCCGAGCAGGTCGAACCATTGGTCCGCCGCGTGCTCGCGCCCAACCCGTCCCCGTACACCTTCACCGGCACCGAGACTTACATCGTCGGCGCGGGCAGCGAAGTCGCAGTGATCGACCCAGGGCCGGCAGGGACCGGCGAGGTGGGGCATGCCGACACCAACGGCGAGGGCCACGTTGGCGCGATCCTGGAAGCGATCGGCGAAGCCAGACTGGTCGCGATCCTGTGCACGCACACTCACCGCGATCACTCCCCCGCCGCCACGCCGCTCAAGGCCGTTACCGGGGCGCCAATCGTTGGCTGCGCGCCGTTGGTGCTGACCGACGACGGGCCGCGGGCCGATGCTGCTTTCGATCCCACCTATCGCCCCGACCGGATCCTGGCCGATGGCGAGCGAGTCAGCGGCGACGGCTGGACGCTCGAGGCGGTCGCCACCCCAGGGCACACTTCGAACCATCTGTGCTACGCGCTGCTTGAAAGCGAAGCGCTGTTCACTGGGGACCATGTGATGGGCTGGTCGACCACCGTAGTTTCGCCCCCCGATGGCGACATGGCAGCCTACATGCAGTCGCTGCAAAAGCTCCACGACCGCGCCGACCGGGTACTCTACCCTGCGCACGGCCCGGCGGTGGACAACCCACGCCAGCTCGTGCGCGGCATGCTCGGCCATCGCCGCCAGCGCGAGAGCCAGATTGTGCGTTTGCTGGGCGAGGGGCCGCAACGGATCGCCGCGATGGTGCCCAAGATGTACAAGGGCCTCGATCCGCGGTTGGGAGGTGCCGCAGGGCGTTCGGTACTTGCGCACCTTGTCGATCTGGAACGACAAGGTCGCGTCGTCCGTTCGGGAGAGATATGGACGATCCCAAACTAGCCACTGCGACGCTGGTCCCCGATGCGCGCCGCGAACAAAACGTCGCGCGCGTTTCGGCGCTGCCATGGTTGCTGTTCCTCACTGCGCTGGCGGTGCTCGCCTGGCACGTATTCAAGCCTGAAAAGCTCGGCGATCCGCTCGCCACCAGCCTCGTCGCGTTTGAGAAGCAGAACCGCCTGACCGTGTTCAGCGCGCAGCTCGTACCGGTGGTGGCGAGCGACGACGTTCGTTACTTCGGGCTGGTCAAATCCAAGCAGGTCGCGGTGATCCCGGCGCGGGTCGATTACACGCTCGACCTTTCCGCGATGAACCGCGACCGGCTGGCGTGGAACGAGGCGGCCAAGACGCTCGACGTCCAGTTGCCCGCGCTCACGCTGAGTCGCCCCAACCTCGACGAGGCCCGCGCGCAATACTTGCGCGAAGGCGTATTCATCACCCGAGAGGCGCAGGACAAACTCAACCGCAACACCACGCTGCTGGCCGAACAACAGGCGACCAACGCGGCCGCCAACCCGGTGCTGATGGGCATCGCACGCGGCGCGGCCAAGGATGCGATCCGCCAGAACCTTGCGATTCCGTTGCAAGTCGCGGGTTTTGGCGACGTGCAGGTGCGCGTGCGGTTCGATGGGGAGGCGGCGCCAAAGTAATCAGTCGGGCGTGATTTGCGGTTCGCGGAGCGAATCGGCCGACCCGATTTTATTTGTGACTTTCCTCATCGCGGCATAGCCTCAGTCGGCTTAGGGGCGCCCCATCGTTTGGATGGAAAGTTACGATGGCAACCAATGCTGATGATCTGGCGGGCGGCTTCGCGCCGCGCCGCTTCCG
Protein-coding sequences here:
- a CDS encoding glutathione S-transferase family protein, translating into MWQLHHFPLCPFSRKVRLLLSEKGVAYELWRENPWEARDEFRNLNPAIRTPVLRETERGIVLIDSRAICEYFEETIDKAPMINGTAANRAEIRRLVALFDENFYADVTEKLLNERMKKRIVYRQSPDSRSLREAMKLAHEHLDYIDYLIDHRPWLAGATMSLADLAAAAQISVADYLGGIDWSNHEQARGWYSVFKSRPSFRPLLAERMDVIQPPSHYADVNA
- a CDS encoding MBL fold metallo-hydrolase — its product is MLAPNPSPYTFTGTETYIVGAGSEVAVIDPGPAGTGEVGHADTNGEGHVGAILEAIGEARLVAILCTHTHRDHSPAATPLKAVTGAPIVGCAPLVLTDDGPRADAAFDPTYRPDRILADGERVSGDGWTLEAVATPGHTSNHLCYALLESEALFTGDHVMGWSTTVVSPPDGDMAAYMQSLQKLHDRADRVLYPAHGPAVDNPRQLVRGMLGHRRQRESQIVRLLGEGPQRIAAMVPKMYKGLDPRLGGAAGRSVLAHLVDLERQGRVVRSGEIWTIPN
- a CDS encoding DUF4230 domain-containing protein — protein: MDDPKLATATLVPDARREQNVARVSALPWLLFLTALAVLAWHVFKPEKLGDPLATSLVAFEKQNRLTVFSAQLVPVVASDDVRYFGLVKSKQVAVIPARVDYTLDLSAMNRDRLAWNEAAKTLDVQLPALTLSRPNLDEARAQYLREGVFITREAQDKLNRNTTLLAEQQATNAAANPVLMGIARGAAKDAIRQNLAIPLQVAGFGDVQVRVRFDGEAAPK